Proteins encoded in a region of the Benincasa hispida cultivar B227 chromosome 2, ASM972705v1, whole genome shotgun sequence genome:
- the LOC120071418 gene encoding transport and Golgi organization 2 homolog: MCIAAFLWQAHPLYSLVLLLNRDEYRSRPTKPLEWWECGEILGGRDGLAGGTWLACSRNGRVAFITNFREVQSLPQAKSRGELPVRFLKSQKSPLDFAKEVAKGAHLYNGFNLIIADISSKTMSYITNRQTNDSDSLVTEVSPGIHILTNAQLDSPWPKAQRLDQSFRELINKNGDGELSAEEMVEKIMTNTVKDDVSLLPGIYSPRTEYQYSSIFVDTDTELGRFGTRSISVLSVKNSGEASFFERHLENDAWIDNHFTFQIENV; this comes from the exons ATGTGCATAGCAGCGTTTCTATGGCAAGCTCACCCGCTATATTCGTTAGTCCTTCTGCTAAACCGTGACGAATATCGCAGTAG GCCGACGAAGCCGCTGGAATGGTGGGAATGTGGCGAAATTTTGGGCGGAAGAGATGGGTTGGCCGGCGGGACGTGGCTGGCTTGCTCCAGAAATGGCAGAGTTGCATTCATCACAAATTTCAGGGAAGTTCAGTCGCTTCCTCAGGCTAAGAGCAGGGGAGAGCTCCCCGTTCGTTTCTTGAAA AGCCAGAAGAGTCCACTTGACTTCGCCAAAGAAGTTGCAAAGGGAGCACACCTGTACAACGGTTTTAACTTAATAATTGCTGACATTTCCTCCAAAACCATGTCTTATATCACCAATAGACAAACAAATGACAGCGACAGCCTTGTCACTGAGGTTTCCCCCGGCATTCATATCCTCACAAATGCACAACTCGACTCTCCATGGCCCAAG GCACAGCGACTGGACCAGAGTTTCAGAGAGCTTATAAACAAAAATGGCGATGGGGAACTTTCAGCAGAAGAGATGGTTGAAAAGATAATGACCAACACAGTTAAAGACGACGTGAGCTTGCTACCCGGGATCTATTCTCCTCGAACGGAATATCAATATAGTTCCATATTTGTTGATACAGACACCGAGCTG GGCCGTTTTGGAACTAGAAGCATATCTGTTTTGTCCGTGAAGAACAGTGGGGAAGCTTCCTTCTTTGAGAGGCATCTGGAGAACGATGCATGGATTGACAACCATTTTACTTTCCAGATTGAGAACGTCTAA
- the LOC120071420 gene encoding uncharacterized protein LOC120071420: MATKFLPLRVVQPGEEIVDNEEEDTFGTQIVPYGYTFQMHNPNTREIEEQNSDNEDFIVQEIVDETSVILSALHDQVTFMLHRIVKGTRPILHDHGYSTNVTRRS, encoded by the exons ATGGCAACTAAATTCCTTCCCTTAAGAGTAGTACAACCAGGAGAAGAAATTGTAGACAATGAGGAAGAGGATACCTTTGGAACACAAATAGTTCCATATGGATACACTTTTCAG ATGCACAACCCAAATACTCGTGAGATTGAGGAACAAAATTCGGACAATGAAGATTTCATTGTTCAGGAAATCGTTGATGAG ACAAGTGTTATACTCAGTGCGCTGCACGATCAAgtgaccttcatgcttcatcgcatagtcaaaggcacTCGACCCATCCTACACGATCATGGCTACTCGACCAACGTTACTCGACGATCATAA